In one window of Deinobacterium chartae DNA:
- a CDS encoding DUF11 domain-containing protein, translating to MKKALPLCSALLAMTASLALAAGTPAGTRIQNQASATYEDASGKTLSSTSNQVLTIVNPVASLSITPNGDETQPGQQQNATPGQTVYFPYILTNTGNATDSFTLDAPQIAGSITAVPGSIKYYLDANNNGLLDPGENTPITRINSLAADASASFIVAYTVPTNAAAGGTILVSPVGSSVFDPTKKDGDGQGTNTFNYNKTTVVQNGVISASKSVDKSFIAPVANPSGTENELNYVITARNTGSALVTDVVISDVLPQGVDYVSASTPNGATPVYDAATRTVRVANAAIEAGGNVQLFIKVNVKANAQPGPISNSATVNYKAGGVDQPQIVTNAAITTVQATRAIALGPNAYPAGDAPSDSYVQGGYSILRNADTQMVLVGNAGTLVAFANTLKNNGTASDTFNLSAPALRVKVRNANGTTEEVDVPVSFTRLDGTPLYDTNGDNIPDSGPVPADGTFSFLTRVALPANLEEDNDGNTTVHSVVVTAISVASSSQDTTTNTIADFRAGTVLFGNATPDLGVSTDVVNRSSAPATSVSFPMDVVNYGGSQDNFNLNGSVTFTRVDGGNVAVPVRYYLPNAQGTAPDLTKPVTNTGAIAPGTETQVFAVVDVPADAVAGTYTVNQRVTSPLTGASAAYNANTVTVTANHTITLTPNRDGSLTSPGTVIYQHTLTNTGTAPLTAVTLGQSVSGPDGFTYTYSLDGSTYGPAGLFTFDTDPATPGNQPLAPGQSQVVYVKVDAAGGLSAGATSVLTLSVTGNFGGTAGNTATVTDTSVIIAGTLSLSKSVDKPNAVPGDNLVYTVVAKNTGSANLLNVRVADALPTFTDFVSVSGATSIALSGSKVMYSVTGASGSWSTSAPSSLNVGQSVYIAVDTNNDNEINALDVLPAQATLTLTFTVKVQQ from the coding sequence GTGAAGAAAGCTCTGCCCCTTTGTTCCGCCTTGCTGGCCATGACCGCCAGCCTGGCCCTGGCTGCCGGTACCCCGGCAGGCACGCGTATTCAGAACCAGGCTTCGGCCACCTACGAGGACGCCAGCGGTAAAACGCTGTCTTCGACCTCCAACCAGGTTCTGACCATCGTCAACCCGGTCGCGAGCCTGTCCATCACCCCCAACGGTGACGAGACCCAGCCCGGACAGCAGCAGAACGCCACCCCTGGCCAGACGGTGTACTTCCCGTACATCCTGACCAACACCGGTAACGCGACCGACTCGTTCACGCTCGACGCTCCGCAGATCGCGGGCAGCATCACCGCCGTCCCCGGCTCGATCAAGTACTACCTTGACGCCAACAACAACGGCCTGCTCGATCCGGGCGAAAATACCCCCATCACCCGGATCAACAGCCTGGCGGCCGACGCCTCTGCCAGCTTTATCGTGGCCTACACGGTCCCGACCAACGCCGCCGCCGGTGGAACCATCCTGGTTTCTCCCGTGGGCAGCAGCGTGTTTGACCCGACCAAGAAAGACGGCGACGGGCAGGGCACCAACACCTTCAACTACAACAAGACCACCGTGGTGCAAAACGGCGTGATCTCGGCGTCGAAGTCGGTGGACAAGTCCTTCATCGCTCCGGTCGCCAACCCCAGCGGCACCGAGAACGAGCTGAATTACGTCATCACCGCCCGCAACACCGGTTCTGCCCTGGTCACCGACGTCGTGATCAGCGACGTGCTGCCCCAGGGCGTGGACTACGTGAGCGCGAGCACGCCCAACGGGGCCACACCCGTCTATGACGCGGCGACGCGCACGGTGCGGGTCGCCAACGCCGCGATCGAAGCGGGCGGTAACGTTCAGCTGTTCATCAAGGTGAACGTGAAGGCCAATGCCCAGCCCGGCCCGATCTCCAACTCGGCCACCGTCAACTACAAGGCCGGTGGGGTGGACCAGCCGCAGATCGTGACCAACGCGGCGATCACCACCGTCCAGGCCACCCGTGCCATCGCCCTCGGTCCGAACGCCTACCCGGCCGGTGACGCGCCCAGCGACAGCTACGTGCAGGGCGGCTACAGCATTTTGCGCAATGCGGATACCCAGATGGTGCTCGTCGGTAACGCGGGAACCCTGGTGGCCTTTGCCAACACCCTCAAGAACAACGGCACCGCCTCGGATACCTTCAACCTGAGCGCCCCCGCCCTGCGGGTGAAGGTCCGTAACGCCAACGGAACCACCGAAGAGGTGGACGTTCCGGTGTCCTTTACCCGCCTCGACGGTACCCCGCTATACGACACCAACGGTGACAACATCCCCGACAGCGGACCGGTACCTGCCGACGGCACCTTCTCGTTCCTGACCCGCGTGGCCCTGCCGGCGAACCTCGAGGAGGACAACGACGGCAACACCACCGTGCACAGCGTGGTCGTTACGGCCATATCGGTCGCGAGCAGCAGCCAGGACACCACCACCAACACCATCGCCGACTTCCGCGCCGGTACGGTGCTGTTCGGTAACGCCACGCCCGACTTGGGCGTGAGCACCGACGTGGTCAACCGCAGCAGCGCTCCGGCGACCTCGGTCAGCTTCCCGATGGACGTGGTCAATTATGGTGGCTCGCAGGACAACTTCAACCTGAACGGCAGCGTCACCTTCACCCGCGTTGATGGCGGTAACGTCGCGGTTCCGGTTCGCTACTACCTGCCCAACGCGCAGGGTACGGCGCCTGATCTCACCAAGCCGGTGACCAACACCGGTGCGATTGCTCCCGGCACCGAAACCCAGGTCTTTGCCGTGGTCGATGTTCCGGCTGATGCGGTCGCCGGCACCTATACGGTAAACCAGCGCGTGACCTCGCCCCTGACCGGTGCGTCGGCTGCTTACAACGCGAACACCGTCACCGTCACGGCCAACCACACCATCACCTTGACCCCCAACCGCGACGGCAGCCTGACCTCGCCCGGTACGGTCATCTACCAGCACACCCTCACCAACACCGGCACGGCCCCGCTGACTGCCGTGACCCTGGGCCAGTCGGTCAGCGGTCCGGACGGCTTTACCTACACCTACTCGCTGGACGGGTCTACCTACGGTCCGGCGGGCCTCTTCACCTTCGACACCGATCCGGCCACCCCCGGTAACCAGCCGCTGGCTCCCGGTCAGTCGCAGGTGGTGTACGTGAAGGTGGACGCTGCCGGCGGTCTCTCGGCAGGGGCTACCAGCGTGTTGACCCTGAGCGTGACCGGCAACTTCGGCGGCACCGCGGGCAACACGGCCACCGTGACCGACACTTCGGTGATCATCGCGGGCACTTTGAGCCTCAGCAAGAGCGTGGACAAGCCCAACGCGGTGCCCGGCGACAACCTGGTGTACACGGTCGTGGCCAAGAACACCGGCTCGGCCAACTTGCTCAACGTTCGTGTGGCCGATGCGCTGCCGACCTTTACCGACTTCGTGTCGGTCAGCGGAGCCACCAGCATCGCCCTCAGCGGCAGCAAGGTGATGTACTCGGTGACCGGGGCTTCCGGCAGCTGGAGCACCTCTGCTCCCTCGAGCCTGAACGTCGGTCAGTCGGTGTACATCGCAGTGGACACCAACAACGACAACGAGATCAACGCGCTTGACGTGCTGCCTGCGCAGGCGACCCTGACCCTGACCTTCACCGTCAAGGTCCAGCAGTAA
- a CDS encoding N-acetyltransferase: MLSLDSVAIPDLDPQAPVVARKATLRDIDAIHELISYWAMRGLMLVRAKPLLAETIRDFHVLEADPTEGHPGGIAGVCGLHLLGPDLAEVRGLAVHPAFQGRGLGRELVQACEREARELGLPGLFAWTYQQKFFEKCGFVRIEKTNLHPKVWSECQRCAFFENCNEIAMEKRLTVPEVKAQA, translated from the coding sequence ATGCTCTCGCTTGACTCGGTCGCGATTCCCGACCTGGACCCGCAGGCTCCGGTGGTCGCGCGCAAGGCCACCTTGCGCGACATCGACGCCATTCACGAACTGATCTCGTACTGGGCGATGCGCGGCCTGATGCTGGTGCGGGCCAAGCCTCTGCTGGCCGAGACCATCCGCGATTTTCACGTGCTCGAGGCGGACCCGACCGAGGGACATCCGGGCGGCATCGCCGGGGTGTGCGGCCTGCACCTGCTGGGCCCGGACCTCGCCGAGGTGCGCGGCCTGGCCGTGCACCCGGCCTTCCAGGGACGTGGCCTGGGCCGTGAGCTGGTGCAAGCCTGCGAGCGCGAGGCGCGCGAGCTCGGCCTGCCCGGGCTGTTTGCCTGGACCTACCAGCAGAAGTTCTTCGAGAAGTGCGGCTTTGTGCGCATCGAGAAAACCAACCTGCACCCCAAGGTCTGGAGCGAGTGCCAGCGCTGCGCTTTCTTTGAGAACTGCAACGAGATCGCGATGGAAAAGCGCCTGACGGTGCCGGAAGTCAAGGCGCAGGCTTAA
- a CDS encoding DUF11 domain-containing protein — MRVSYPILATLLAGLGLGAPVLATGTPAGTVITNQARVLVNGMLQYSNPVDTTVQPLCAVSVTPDGSADQPGQSQGVTPGGNAVLAYRVVNAGNAAFTFALTPSSNGPWLPSLRLVRDTDANGRIDPGEPEVENLTLEADARADLLLEVHAPSGAEGSVYVNLAAACPSGQADSNNVARVVAGRGPVLEFSKTFTPARIKAGERSRVTLTLRNRGTSPALNLEVTDILNTPELAGLTLVPGSALPASGLSAGGQGLEWTLERLEAGGSAAFEFELEAAADLADSSRLNVASATGFADDGTALVPVSARAELIVQAGAGTPPRYDLAVGPRANPQALPGGEGSMDDMQTLIGLQGMSRRICFDHTVGNFGSVTDDITVIAALTQGRATLTLLGEDGAPLPKPLILAAGETRDFQVCADLRDLRNLKIQLAATSSRGAVTNLTLDVWQLLPDLPPPGPGPEPRPDPNPTPEIAVGPIGNPLAETGGEGSASDRQTRSDAVVGNWICFEQTVQNLGPKTDTLTLVAALEAGQGELRLYSADGQPLLPLTLAPEATADFRVCVRPTAAEALSVLITATSELGATPNTTRDLLDAPQAAQPRLTKRVSPEGEVTQGSTLTYTLEVVNPHAFALSELTVTDVLDPRLEVLDPGGATLSGQTLTWNVARLEAGATLTLSLTARVRGGATDGELINTFRLKSTQQLAELESGAVRSPVFGGRLLLEKTVSPLRATVGDRLTYRLRLRNTSNNVALKELVLRDFLPAGLVYLPGTARQGDDALADPGVEEGALVFSLPELAAGAEQILLFDARILPTATLELINRAQAAGVYQMGDQLRGAVPSNEAHARASLEGSMFEARGELVGRVYLDRNANRRFDPEYDRPLQSVRVILADGRAALTDAQGRYSFRNLREGPWALRLDPSSAPYRPLPDPRDGTRPGSRNVLVQALTVVDFPLEAPQPDLELTRDLILIFGDARLEKSVSRSGELYTVTLTLVSPRPLSGPLLEDPLPQGATLEQGSNRVSVDAAAGTTVWTYTFRYAGASLNAITDPLLRWSPQ; from the coding sequence GTGCGCGTTTCCTACCCTATTCTGGCAACCCTGCTAGCCGGTCTCGGCCTGGGTGCTCCGGTCCTGGCGACCGGCACCCCGGCCGGGACTGTTATTACCAACCAGGCGCGGGTGCTGGTCAACGGTATGCTGCAGTACTCCAACCCGGTAGACACGACCGTGCAGCCCCTGTGTGCCGTCAGCGTCACTCCAGACGGCAGCGCCGATCAGCCCGGCCAGTCCCAGGGCGTGACCCCGGGAGGAAATGCCGTGCTGGCCTACCGGGTCGTCAATGCCGGAAACGCCGCTTTCACTTTTGCCCTGACCCCCAGCAGCAACGGCCCCTGGCTGCCCAGCCTGCGCCTGGTGCGCGACACCGACGCCAACGGCCGCATCGATCCGGGCGAACCCGAAGTGGAAAACCTGACCCTCGAGGCCGACGCGCGTGCGGACCTGCTGCTCGAGGTCCACGCGCCCTCGGGCGCTGAGGGCAGCGTGTACGTGAATCTGGCTGCTGCCTGTCCCTCGGGTCAGGCGGACAGCAACAACGTCGCGCGCGTGGTGGCCGGTCGCGGTCCGGTCCTCGAGTTCAGCAAGACCTTCACGCCCGCCCGCATCAAAGCGGGCGAGCGCAGCCGCGTCACCCTGACCCTGCGCAACCGTGGGACCAGCCCGGCGCTCAACCTCGAGGTAACCGACATCCTGAACACGCCCGAGCTGGCTGGCCTGACCCTGGTGCCCGGCAGCGCCCTGCCCGCCAGCGGCCTCAGCGCCGGCGGGCAGGGCCTGGAATGGACCCTGGAGCGCCTCGAGGCCGGCGGCAGCGCGGCGTTTGAGTTCGAGCTCGAGGCGGCGGCGGACCTTGCCGACAGCAGCCGCCTGAACGTGGCCTCCGCGACCGGGTTCGCCGATGACGGAACGGCCCTCGTCCCGGTCAGTGCGCGCGCCGAACTGATCGTGCAGGCCGGAGCGGGCACGCCGCCCAGATACGACCTGGCCGTGGGTCCCCGCGCCAATCCGCAGGCCCTCCCGGGGGGCGAAGGAAGCATGGACGACATGCAGACCCTGATCGGCCTGCAGGGCATGTCGCGCCGTATCTGCTTCGATCACACCGTGGGCAACTTCGGAAGTGTCACCGACGACATCACGGTGATCGCCGCCCTGACCCAGGGCCGGGCCACCTTGACCCTGCTGGGCGAAGACGGTGCGCCGCTGCCCAAACCGCTGATCCTGGCCGCAGGAGAAACGCGTGATTTTCAGGTGTGCGCTGACCTGCGGGACCTGCGTAACCTCAAGATTCAGCTGGCCGCCACCTCCTCCCGGGGAGCCGTGACCAACCTGACCCTGGACGTCTGGCAACTGCTGCCCGACCTGCCGCCCCCCGGTCCCGGCCCTGAACCGCGCCCTGACCCCAACCCCACCCCCGAAATTGCGGTGGGGCCCATCGGCAACCCGCTCGCCGAAACCGGCGGTGAGGGCAGTGCCAGCGACCGTCAGACCCGCAGCGACGCGGTGGTCGGCAACTGGATCTGCTTTGAGCAGACCGTGCAGAACCTGGGCCCCAAAACCGATACCCTGACCCTGGTCGCCGCCCTCGAGGCTGGCCAGGGAGAGCTGCGCCTGTACAGCGCCGACGGACAGCCGTTGCTTCCGTTGACCCTGGCTCCGGAAGCCACGGCCGACTTCCGGGTATGCGTGCGCCCCACCGCAGCCGAGGCCCTGAGCGTCCTGATCACGGCGACCTCCGAGCTCGGAGCAACCCCGAACACCACCCGGGACCTGCTCGATGCCCCGCAGGCTGCGCAACCCCGGCTGACCAAACGGGTCTCGCCCGAAGGGGAAGTGACGCAGGGCAGCACCCTGACCTATACCCTCGAGGTCGTCAACCCGCATGCGTTTGCTCTGAGCGAGCTGACCGTCACCGACGTGCTCGACCCGCGCCTCGAGGTCCTGGACCCCGGCGGAGCCACGCTGAGCGGCCAGACGCTGACTTGGAACGTCGCGCGGCTCGAGGCGGGTGCCACTTTAACCCTGAGCCTGACGGCCCGGGTGCGCGGCGGGGCCACGGACGGCGAGCTGATCAACACCTTCCGGCTGAAGTCCACCCAACAACTGGCCGAGCTCGAGTCGGGGGCGGTGCGCAGCCCGGTCTTCGGCGGTCGCCTGCTGCTCGAGAAAACCGTCAGTCCGCTGCGCGCCACGGTGGGGGACCGCCTGACCTACCGCCTGCGGCTGCGCAACACCTCGAACAACGTGGCCCTGAAGGAACTGGTGCTGCGCGACTTCCTGCCCGCCGGCCTGGTCTACCTGCCCGGCACGGCCCGCCAGGGCGACGATGCTCTCGCGGACCCCGGGGTAGAGGAGGGCGCCCTGGTCTTTTCGCTCCCTGAGCTGGCTGCGGGGGCCGAGCAGATCCTGCTGTTCGACGCCCGCATCCTGCCCACTGCCACGCTGGAGCTGATCAACCGCGCCCAGGCGGCAGGCGTGTACCAGATGGGAGACCAGTTGCGCGGCGCGGTGCCCTCCAACGAGGCGCATGCCCGCGCTTCGCTGGAGGGCAGTATGTTCGAGGCCCGCGGCGAACTGGTCGGACGCGTTTACCTGGACCGCAACGCCAACCGCCGCTTTGACCCCGAATACGACCGGCCGCTGCAGAGCGTGCGGGTGATCCTGGCCGATGGGCGCGCCGCCCTGACCGACGCGCAGGGCCGCTACTCGTTCCGGAACCTGCGCGAGGGCCCCTGGGCGCTGCGCCTCGATCCGTCTTCGGCTCCCTACCGCCCGCTCCCCGACCCGCGCGACGGCACGCGGCCCGGCAGCCGGAACGTGCTGGTACAGGCCCTGACCGTGGTGGACTTTCCCCTCGAGGCCCCCCAGCCGGATCTGGAGTTGACCCGTGACCTGATCCTCATCTTCGGGGACGCACGCCTGGAGAAGTCGGTGAGCCGCAGCGGGGAGCTGTATACCGTTACGCTGACCCTGGTTTCGCCCCGCCCGCTTTCCGGCCCCCTGCTCGAGGACCCGCTGCCGCAGGGGGCCACCCTCGAGCAGGGGAGCAACCGCGTCTCGGTGGACGCGGCTGCGGGAACGACCGTCTGGACCTATACCTTCCGCTACGCGGGTGCGTCGCTGAATGCGATCACCGACCCGCTGCTGCGCTGGAGCCCACAGTGA
- the carA gene encoding glutamine-hydrolyzing carbamoyl-phosphate synthase small subunit: MILKERAILALEDGTVYRGYAFGHRGETVGEVVFNTSMTGYQEIMTDPSYNGQIVCMTYPHIGNYGVAIYDMESNKPFVRGFIGREFAQSYSNHRAQQSLQDFMADHGIVSISGIDTRALVRRLREGGVVKGVIAHRSYTHPEDPYGEFSPAEEQELVRRAREHQDIDGRDMTPEVTTPLPYAYPTLRQGKRVVLLDFGIKHTIIKRLAEVGIEPIVVPAHTTPAQIMALQPHGLFLSNGPGDPAAPKYAHETAWKLLGLLPTFGICLGHQILGLAVGGRTYKMKFGHRGGNQPVKNLLTGKIEITAQNHGYAVDLDSIPDGQFVATHVNLNDNTLEGMAHVRYPVFSVQYHPEASPGPHDSRYLFDRFIEEIDHFEGVTGTPVAKSLPGRLGV; this comes from the coding sequence ATGATCCTGAAAGAACGCGCAATCCTGGCCCTCGAGGACGGTACCGTCTACCGGGGCTATGCTTTTGGCCACCGGGGTGAGACCGTCGGTGAGGTGGTCTTCAACACCTCCATGACCGGTTACCAGGAGATCATGACCGATCCGTCGTACAACGGCCAGATCGTGTGCATGACCTACCCGCACATCGGTAACTACGGCGTGGCGATCTACGACATGGAGAGCAACAAGCCCTTCGTGCGGGGCTTTATCGGCCGCGAGTTCGCCCAGAGCTACTCGAACCACCGCGCCCAGCAGTCGTTGCAGGACTTCATGGCCGACCACGGCATCGTGTCCATCTCGGGCATCGACACCCGCGCGCTGGTCCGCCGCCTGCGCGAGGGCGGCGTGGTGAAGGGCGTGATCGCCCACCGCTCGTACACCCATCCCGAGGATCCCTACGGCGAGTTCTCGCCCGCCGAGGAGCAGGAGCTGGTGCGCCGCGCCCGCGAGCACCAGGACATCGATGGGCGTGACATGACGCCCGAGGTGACCACGCCGCTGCCCTACGCCTACCCGACGCTGCGGCAGGGCAAGCGGGTGGTGCTGCTGGATTTCGGCATCAAGCACACCATCATCAAGCGCCTCGCCGAGGTCGGCATCGAGCCGATCGTCGTTCCGGCGCACACCACCCCGGCGCAGATCATGGCGTTGCAGCCGCACGGCCTGTTTTTGTCCAACGGCCCCGGTGACCCCGCAGCGCCCAAGTACGCGCACGAGACCGCGTGGAAACTGCTGGGCCTGCTTCCGACCTTTGGCATCTGCCTGGGGCACCAGATCCTGGGGCTCGCGGTGGGCGGGCGTACCTACAAGATGAAGTTCGGCCACCGCGGCGGCAATCAGCCGGTCAAGAACCTGTTGACCGGAAAGATCGAGATCACTGCCCAGAACCACGGTTACGCGGTGGACCTGGACTCGATTCCCGATGGTCAGTTCGTGGCCACCCACGTGAACCTCAACGACAACACCCTCGAGGGCATGGCGCACGTGCGCTACCCGGTGTTCAGCGTGCAGTATCACCCCGAGGCGAGCCCCGGTCCGCACGACTCGAGGTACCTGTTCGACCGCTTTATCGAGGAGATCGATCACTTCGAGGGCGTGACCGGAACGCCGGTGGCAAAGTCGCTGCCGGGCCGTCTGGGCGTTTAA